The Croceicoccus marinus genome contains a region encoding:
- the fabF gene encoding beta-ketoacyl-ACP synthase II: MRRVVVTGLGLVTPLGADVETVWANLIAGKSGAGPITRFDASDQKCRIACEVKPADHEYGFDPDKRVDHKVQRQVDPFIVYGIDAAGQAIEDAGLTDMPEEMRYRAGCSIGSGIGGLPGIEKESLVLAEKGPSRVSPHFVHGRLINLISGQVSIKYGLMGPNHAVVTACSTGAHSIGDAARMIKDDDADIMLAGGSEGTVCPIGIAGFAQARALSTGFNDEPTKASRPYDEARDGFVMGEGAGVVVLEEYEHAKARGAKIYAEVVGYGLSGDAYHVTAPHPEGSGAYRSMAMALKKAGMTPADIDYVNAHGTSTPLGDELELGAVRRLFGDAMDGVSMSSTKSAIGHLLGGAGAVESIFCILAMRDQIVPPTLNLDNPSESCKGVDLVPHKAKKREVRAVLNNSFGFGGTNASLIMKAVD, encoded by the coding sequence ATGCGCCGTGTCGTCGTTACCGGACTTGGTCTTGTCACCCCGCTGGGGGCCGATGTCGAAACCGTCTGGGCGAATCTCATCGCCGGAAAATCGGGCGCGGGCCCCATCACCAGATTCGACGCAAGCGACCAGAAATGCCGCATCGCGTGCGAGGTGAAGCCCGCGGACCACGAATATGGCTTCGACCCCGACAAGCGCGTGGACCACAAGGTCCAGCGGCAGGTCGATCCGTTCATCGTCTATGGCATCGACGCCGCCGGACAGGCGATCGAGGATGCGGGCCTGACCGACATGCCCGAGGAAATGCGGTATCGCGCGGGCTGCTCGATCGGGTCGGGCATTGGCGGTCTTCCCGGGATCGAGAAGGAATCGCTGGTGCTGGCCGAAAAGGGGCCGAGCCGCGTCTCGCCGCATTTCGTCCATGGCCGGCTGATCAATCTGATCAGCGGTCAGGTTTCGATCAAGTACGGGCTGATGGGGCCGAACCACGCGGTGGTGACCGCCTGCTCCACCGGCGCGCATTCGATCGGCGATGCCGCGCGCATGATCAAGGACGACGATGCCGACATCATGCTGGCGGGCGGCTCTGAAGGCACCGTGTGCCCCATTGGCATCGCCGGCTTCGCGCAGGCACGCGCGCTGTCGACCGGCTTCAACGATGAACCGACCAAGGCCAGCCGTCCCTATGACGAGGCCCGCGACGGCTTCGTCATGGGCGAAGGCGCGGGCGTCGTCGTGCTGGAGGAATACGAACATGCCAAGGCGCGCGGCGCGAAGATCTATGCCGAGGTCGTGGGCTATGGCCTGTCGGGCGACGCCTATCACGTGACCGCACCGCATCCGGAAGGGTCGGGCGCCTATCGCTCGATGGCGATGGCATTGAAGAAGGCGGGCATGACCCCTGCCGACATCGACTATGTCAACGCGCATGGCACCAGCACCCCTCTGGGCGACGAGTTGGAACTGGGCGCGGTGCGCCGCCTGTTCGGCGATGCGATGGACGGCGTGTCGATGTCTTCGACCAAGTCGGCCATCGGCCATCTGCTGGGCGGCGCTGGCGCTGTCGAATCGATCTTCTGCATTCTGGCTATGCGCGACCAGATCGTGCCGCCCACGCTCAACCTCGATAACCCGAGCGAGAGCTGCAAGGGCGTCGACCTGGTGCCGCACAAGGCGAAGAAGCGCGAAGTGCGCGCGGTGCTGAACAATTCGTTCGGCTTCGGCGGCACCAATGCCTCGCTGATCATGAAGGCGGTGGACTAG
- a CDS encoding acyl carrier protein has product MSDTEERVKKIVVEHLGVEADKVTMDASFIDDLGADSLDIVELVMAFEEEFGVEIPDDAAEKITTVGDAVKYIEEHKG; this is encoded by the coding sequence ATGAGCGACACCGAGGAACGCGTAAAGAAGATCGTCGTCGAGCACCTGGGCGTTGAAGCCGACAAGGTGACCATGGACGCGAGCTTTATCGACGATCTGGGCGCGGACAGCCTTGACATCGTCGAGCTGGTGATGGCGTTCGAGGAAGAGTTCGGGGTCGAGATCCCCGACGATGCCGCCGAGAAGATCACCACCGTGGGCGACGCGGTGAAGTATATCGAAGAGCACAAGGGCTAA
- a CDS encoding TylF/MycF/NovP-related O-methyltransferase — protein sequence MKRPKGLVRQLNSMVGTRGHLDTNALNRFSGWAAARSGKDLHIEAWIDGRLAASTKTGGERPDVERRLPGYKRARFSGFTLELPESAISQDRLVDVKITARADGSLAPKAWLGTASLAGDALLDKLASAPRSGITGPFPPAIIDIIAAFDPDVTVDLLSLAGQKRFVAALRKILLVPSLREIPALADYARYLSAIAAHFAFVDRFFPTANKLARPGSADFHGKPNSVAEIMSIAHQLYVLKAHGIEGDFAEFGCFKGFSSSMLSFACKQLDLKMHIFDSFEGLPEAKHSGYTEGDYAGSLEEVTENIRRLGSLEQVTFHKGFYADTFREYRPPHLMCLWMDVDLEVSAKDMMVAADRLDPRASLFSHECVADMFADGEIANAPRPDNPIPPVLDRFEELGRPLTGHHLHGHTGAFWPRSGGIPVMHHDALMELQRVLQKEVLK from the coding sequence ATGAAACGTCCAAAGGGACTGGTAAGGCAGCTTAACAGCATGGTTGGGACAAGGGGGCATCTCGATACCAATGCGCTGAACCGGTTCTCCGGCTGGGCAGCGGCACGCAGCGGCAAGGACCTGCATATCGAGGCGTGGATCGACGGCAGGCTGGCCGCCTCCACGAAGACGGGCGGCGAACGGCCCGATGTCGAACGCCGTCTGCCTGGCTACAAACGCGCCCGGTTCAGCGGCTTCACGCTGGAGCTGCCCGAAAGCGCGATCAGCCAGGACCGGCTCGTCGACGTGAAGATCACGGCTCGCGCAGACGGGTCGCTGGCGCCCAAGGCCTGGCTGGGGACGGCAAGCCTTGCGGGCGACGCGCTTCTGGATAAGCTCGCTTCCGCCCCGCGGTCCGGCATCACCGGTCCTTTTCCTCCCGCGATCATCGACATCATCGCAGCCTTCGATCCCGATGTCACCGTCGACCTTTTGTCGCTGGCCGGGCAAAAGCGTTTCGTCGCCGCCTTGCGCAAGATCCTTCTCGTCCCGTCGCTGCGCGAGATACCGGCGCTTGCGGACTATGCCCGTTACCTGTCGGCGATCGCCGCGCATTTCGCCTTCGTCGACCGCTTCTTCCCCACCGCCAACAAGCTCGCGCGTCCCGGTTCGGCCGATTTTCACGGCAAGCCCAATTCGGTGGCCGAGATCATGTCGATCGCGCACCAGCTCTATGTGCTGAAAGCCCATGGCATCGAGGGCGACTTCGCGGAATTCGGCTGCTTCAAGGGCTTCAGCTCATCGATGCTGAGCTTTGCCTGCAAGCAGCTGGACCTGAAGATGCATATCTTCGATTCCTTCGAAGGCCTGCCCGAGGCGAAGCACAGCGGCTATACCGAAGGCGACTACGCGGGCAGTCTTGAGGAAGTGACCGAGAACATCCGCCGTCTGGGGTCGCTCGAACAGGTCACCTTTCACAAGGGCTTCTACGCCGACACCTTCCGCGAATACCGCCCGCCCCATCTGATGTGCCTGTGGATGGACGTCGACCTGGAAGTATCGGCCAAGGACATGATGGTCGCCGCCGACCGCCTTGACCCAAGGGCCAGCCTGTTCAGCCACGAATGCGTCGCCGACATGTTCGCGGATGGAGAGATCGCGAACGCGCCCCGGCCGGACAATCCCATCCCGCCCGTGCTCGATCGGTTCGAGGAACTGGGCCGCCCGCTGACCGGGCATCATCTGCACGGCCATACCGGCGCGTTCTGGCCCCGATCGGGCGGCATCCCGGTCATGCACCATGACGCTTTGATGGAATTGCAGCGCGTGCTGCAGAAAGAAGTGCTGAAGTAG
- a CDS encoding SMP-30/gluconolactonase/LRE family protein, whose amino-acid sequence MAIRVTPPVAATRRALLAGMAALPLAACASRMAGPSSSAAQYVGSVIQYDPALSRIIDPSVRPEVLATGYSWAEGPVWVPAGYLLFNDPSNNVMYRYVPGGEVEEFRRPSGLAGTVPPEIREAGANGMAIDPAGRLVFADSGTRAIAALDLDTMRRTELVETYQGKRFNSPNDLTITRGGRIYFTDPPYGFADADNSPLREVNQNGLYLHDTDGSLYLLDQHRRPNGVALSPDERTLYLALSDEQRPAVLAYTLGDNGRPVGPPRVFHDMQAQFDAGLPGLPDGLKVDKTGHVFATGPGGVHILSPTGQLLGMISTGTAVANCVIGRGDTGGAALYMTAHTMLARVPLRIEL is encoded by the coding sequence GTGGCCATTCGCGTGACCCCGCCGGTGGCGGCGACGAGGCGCGCGTTGCTGGCCGGAATGGCGGCACTGCCCCTGGCGGCCTGCGCCTCGCGCATGGCGGGCCCGTCGAGTTCCGCTGCGCAATACGTCGGCAGCGTGATCCAGTACGATCCCGCGCTGTCCCGAATCATCGATCCATCGGTCCGGCCCGAAGTGCTGGCGACGGGCTATAGCTGGGCCGAGGGTCCGGTCTGGGTGCCCGCCGGCTATCTGCTGTTCAACGATCCCAGCAATAACGTGATGTACCGCTATGTGCCCGGCGGCGAGGTGGAGGAGTTCCGCCGACCGTCCGGACTTGCCGGGACCGTCCCGCCCGAAATCCGCGAGGCCGGCGCGAATGGCATGGCGATCGATCCCGCCGGCCGCCTGGTCTTTGCCGACAGCGGCACCCGCGCCATCGCCGCGCTGGATCTGGACACCATGCGCAGGACGGAGCTGGTGGAAACATATCAGGGCAAGCGCTTCAACAGCCCCAACGACCTTACCATCACGCGCGGCGGCAGGATCTATTTCACCGATCCGCCCTATGGCTTTGCCGACGCGGACAATTCGCCGCTGCGCGAGGTGAACCAGAACGGCCTGTACCTGCACGATACCGACGGCAGCCTCTATCTGCTCGACCAGCACCGCCGCCCCAATGGCGTGGCGCTGTCGCCGGACGAGCGCACGCTCTATCTCGCGCTGTCGGACGAGCAGCGGCCCGCCGTGCTGGCGTATACCCTTGGGGACAATGGCCGCCCGGTAGGGCCGCCGCGCGTATTCCACGACATGCAGGCGCAGTTCGACGCCGGCCTGCCCGGCCTGCCCGACGGGCTGAAGGTCGACAAGACGGGCCACGTCTTCGCCACCGGCCCCGGCGGCGTCCATATATTGTCGCCCACCGGACAGCTGCTGGGCATGATCAGCACCGGCACGGCCGTGGCGAACTGCGTCATCGGGCGGGGCGATACCGGCGGCGCGGCGCTCTACATGACCGCGCACACCATGCTGGCGCGCGTTCCCTTGCGGATCGAGTTGTAA
- a CDS encoding DUF1810 domain-containing protein, whose amino-acid sequence MSSDPFDLNRFVDAQQGCYAQALSEIRAGAKRSHWMWFVFPQIAGLGSSMMAQRYAIGSLAEAEAYLRHPTLGPRYEECVAALQTLKDTNAERVFGGIDAMKLRSSLTLFSHAEDKPICEAALRRWFGGPDDRTAEILRQQSSPL is encoded by the coding sequence ATGAGCAGCGATCCCTTTGACTTGAACCGCTTCGTGGATGCCCAGCAGGGATGCTACGCGCAGGCCCTGTCCGAAATCCGTGCCGGCGCGAAGCGCTCGCACTGGATGTGGTTCGTCTTTCCGCAGATCGCGGGCCTTGGATCGAGCATGATGGCGCAGCGCTATGCAATCGGTTCGCTGGCAGAGGCCGAGGCCTATCTGCGGCACCCGACGCTGGGGCCGCGCTATGAAGAGTGCGTGGCTGCGCTGCAGACCCTGAAAGACACCAATGCCGAGCGGGTCTTCGGCGGCATCGATGCGATGAAGCTAAGATCATCGCTGACATTGTTCAGCCATGCCGAGGACAAGCCGATCTGCGAAGCAGCCCTCCGCCGCTGGTTCGGCGGCCCGGACGACCGAACCGCCGAAATCCTGAGGCAGCAGTCCTCACCGCTATGA
- a CDS encoding 2'-5' RNA ligase family protein, which yields MSGPIIVTAALPPAVFGPADALRRAHFPPERNVLSAHLTLFHALPPSIEGELRALMADLAAHHAPPAARLSRIVSLGRGTALAVESEGLTELRHIIADRFAGCLTAQDQHRPRFHITIQNKVSPQDARALQAQLSPDFQPKDFTIPALEAHYYRGGPWEQAGRWPLRGGG from the coding sequence ATGTCTGGCCCCATCATTGTCACCGCCGCGCTTCCGCCTGCCGTTTTCGGTCCCGCCGATGCGCTGCGCCGCGCGCATTTCCCTCCCGAGCGCAATGTGCTGTCGGCCCATCTGACGCTGTTCCACGCCCTGCCCCCCTCCATCGAGGGTGAGTTGCGCGCGCTGATGGCGGATCTGGCGGCCCATCATGCGCCGCCGGCGGCAAGGCTTTCGCGGATCGTCTCACTGGGGCGGGGCACCGCGCTGGCGGTGGAAAGCGAGGGGCTGACGGAATTGCGCCACATCATCGCGGACCGCTTCGCCGGCTGCCTGACCGCGCAGGACCAGCACCGCCCCCGCTTTCACATCACCATCCAAAACAAGGTGAGCCCCCAAGATGCGCGTGCGCTGCAGGCGCAGTTGTCACCGGATTTTCAGCCGAAGGACTTCACCATACCCGCGCTTGAAGCCCATTATTACCGGGGCGGGCCGTGGGAACAGGCGGGGCGCTGGCCGCTGCGGGGCGGGGGATGA
- a CDS encoding glycoside hydrolase family 3 N-terminal domain-containing protein: MVNRRSVLVAGTLLAASARFPALAAAPSHQLTAAQESRIAALVAAMTLDEKLGQMTQIAGGRQIALNSRLDAAALDRVRAGRVGSFLHVAGAEPLLALQRVAVEESRLGIPLLFAMDVVHGYRTIFPVPLAMAASFDPDVARQASRVAAVESSVSGLHWTFAPMIDIARDARWGRVVEGAGEDPYLGARIAVAQIEGFQTADLDNPDAMLACAKHIGAYGAAIGGRDYDSAELSERTLRETYLAPFHAASNAGVGTMMTAFNDLAGVPTTGNADLVRGILRQEWGYQGLVVSDWNAIKELMAHGAAATPAEAAALALRASVDMDMTSDTYADHLGTAVAADPTLLPLVDEAVGRILAAKARLGLFDDPFRFGDAARQRVVLGSAEHRAAARRAAQRSIVLLRNEGEVLPIAAGRRIALIGALADDASSTLGSWRARGRAEESVTLRQALGEAGNVDYVPGAEPRSDDTSGIADAVAAANRADVVVVALGEDYDYSGEARSRSDITLPGAQTALIEALRATGKPVVAVLMNGRPLALEDALADIPAVVETWFLGNESGHAIADVLLGRISPAGRLPMGIPRRSGQMPMFYAHPPTGRPADPDLAVDSARYRDVDIGPLFPFGHGLSYGRFAYSGLQVAAQDAGEAARYTVALNVRNTGTVAADEVVQLYVRAPVAGLARPVKELRGFARVPLAPGQSRRVTFMLGSDQFAHWDDGWKVAAGDVDIMVGSSSEDIRQTAVLTVPRSYPLADGAMAGAALPTDVTIG, translated from the coding sequence ATCGCGCTGAACTCGCGGCTGGACGCCGCCGCGCTGGACCGCGTGCGCGCGGGCCGGGTCGGATCGTTCCTGCATGTCGCGGGGGCAGAGCCGCTATTGGCGCTGCAGCGCGTTGCGGTAGAGGAATCGCGGCTGGGCATTCCGCTGCTGTTCGCGATGGATGTCGTGCATGGCTATCGCACCATCTTCCCCGTTCCGCTGGCCATGGCGGCCAGCTTCGATCCCGATGTCGCACGTCAGGCATCGCGGGTCGCGGCGGTCGAATCGTCGGTCAGCGGGCTTCACTGGACCTTTGCGCCGATGATCGACATCGCGCGCGATGCCCGCTGGGGCCGCGTGGTCGAAGGGGCGGGCGAAGATCCTTATCTGGGTGCCCGCATCGCGGTCGCCCAGATCGAGGGGTTCCAGACAGCCGATCTCGACAACCCCGATGCGATGCTCGCCTGTGCCAAACATATTGGCGCCTATGGCGCGGCGATCGGGGGCCGCGATTATGACAGCGCCGAGCTGTCCGAACGCACCTTGCGGGAAACCTATCTCGCGCCGTTCCACGCTGCGTCCAATGCGGGCGTCGGCACGATGATGACCGCGTTCAACGATCTTGCAGGCGTGCCGACGACCGGCAATGCCGATCTGGTGCGCGGCATATTGCGCCAGGAGTGGGGCTATCAGGGGCTGGTGGTCAGCGACTGGAACGCGATAAAGGAATTGATGGCGCATGGCGCGGCGGCCACCCCTGCCGAAGCGGCCGCGCTGGCGCTGCGGGCCAGCGTCGACATGGACATGACCAGCGACACCTATGCCGATCATCTCGGCACGGCGGTGGCGGCGGATCCCACGCTGCTGCCGCTGGTGGACGAGGCGGTGGGCCGCATCCTTGCCGCCAAGGCGCGGCTTGGCCTGTTCGACGATCCCTTCCGTTTCGGCGATGCTGCGCGGCAACGGGTGGTGCTGGGATCGGCGGAGCACCGTGCGGCAGCGCGCCGCGCGGCGCAGCGCTCGATCGTGCTGCTGCGGAACGAGGGTGAGGTGCTGCCGATAGCAGCGGGTCGCAGGATCGCGCTGATCGGTGCGCTGGCGGACGATGCCTCAAGCACGCTGGGATCGTGGCGCGCCCGCGGCAGGGCCGAGGAATCGGTAACGCTGCGGCAGGCTTTGGGCGAAGCCGGGAACGTCGATTACGTACCGGGCGCCGAACCGCGCAGCGACGACACCAGCGGCATCGCTGACGCCGTGGCCGCTGCCAATCGGGCCGATGTGGTGGTCGTCGCGCTGGGCGAGGATTACGATTATTCCGGCGAAGCGCGCAGCCGGTCGGACATCACCCTGCCCGGCGCCCAGACCGCCCTGATCGAAGCGCTGCGCGCGACCGGCAAGCCTGTCGTCGCCGTGCTCATGAACGGCCGCCCGCTGGCGCTTGAAGACGCGCTGGCGGACATTCCGGCCGTGGTCGAGACCTGGTTCCTGGGCAATGAAAGCGGGCATGCCATCGCCGACGTGCTGCTGGGCCGCATATCTCCCGCAGGGCGGCTGCCGATGGGCATTCCGCGGCGCAGCGGGCAGATGCCGATGTTCTATGCGCATCCCCCGACGGGAAGGCCCGCGGACCCCGACCTGGCGGTGGACAGCGCGCGCTACCGCGACGTGGACATTGGCCCGCTGTTCCCGTTCGGCCATGGACTGAGCTATGGCCGCTTCGCCTATTCCGGGCTTCAGGTCGCGGCTCAGGACGCGGGCGAGGCGGCCCGCTATACCGTCGCACTGAACGTCAGGAACACCGGCACGGTCGCGGCGGACGAGGTGGTGCAGCTTTACGTCCGCGCGCCGGTTGCGGGACTTGCCCGTCCGGTGAAGGAGCTGCGCGGCTTTGCCCGCGTGCCGCTGGCTCCCGGCCAGTCGCGGCGCGTTACCTTCATGCTGGGCAGCGACCAGTTCGCCCATTGGGACGATGGCTGGAAGGTCGCCGCGGGCGATGTCGACATCATGGTCGGATCGTCGTCCGAAGATATTCGTCAGACCGCCGTGCTGACCGTGCCCCGGTCCTATCCGCTGGCCGATGGCGCAATGGCGGGGGCCGCGCTTCCCACCGATGTCACCATTGGATGA
- the mltG gene encoding endolytic transglycosylase MltG → MKRGWSVLVAVLVLAALGAGGWFLAGWYGGAGPDKATSFVVPQGATLTSTAQKLAEEGLISSSDGFLLRAKLLGSGDPVKAGEFAIPPGSSPASILDILQHGEVIRRFVTIPEGLPSVMVHERLMAEPLLTGEIAVPTEGSVLPDSYDFERGEARADVLARMQGAMSEFIAAEWPRRDKGLPVSTPEEAIALAAIVEKETGVPRERRMVAGLYSNRLRKGMRLQADPTIIYPITRGKPLGRRIRRSEIDAVNGYNTYSMVGLPVGPITNPGRESILAVLHPADTDAIYMVADGSGGHAFSDTLAGHNDNVAAWRKLRRQRGEIE, encoded by the coding sequence ATGAAGCGCGGCTGGAGCGTCCTTGTCGCCGTTCTGGTGCTGGCGGCACTGGGCGCTGGCGGCTGGTTCCTGGCCGGCTGGTACGGCGGGGCGGGGCCGGACAAGGCGACCAGCTTCGTCGTGCCGCAGGGCGCGACACTGACGTCGACCGCGCAGAAACTGGCGGAGGAGGGGCTGATCTCCTCCTCCGACGGGTTCCTGCTGCGCGCCAAGCTGCTGGGCAGCGGCGATCCGGTGAAGGCGGGTGAATTCGCCATCCCCCCCGGCTCCAGCCCCGCGAGCATTCTGGACATTCTGCAGCATGGCGAGGTGATCCGCCGCTTCGTCACCATCCCCGAAGGTCTGCCATCGGTCATGGTGCACGAAAGGCTGATGGCCGAACCGCTGCTGACGGGTGAGATCGCCGTGCCCACCGAAGGGTCGGTCCTGCCCGACAGCTATGATTTCGAACGCGGCGAGGCGAGGGCGGACGTGCTCGCCCGCATGCAGGGCGCGATGAGCGAATTCATCGCCGCCGAATGGCCCAGGCGTGACAAGGGCCTGCCAGTTTCGACGCCTGAGGAAGCGATCGCGCTGGCCGCCATCGTCGAGAAGGAAACCGGCGTACCGCGGGAACGGCGCATGGTCGCGGGGCTCTATTCCAACCGCCTGCGCAAGGGCATGCGGCTGCAGGCCGATCCCACGATCATCTATCCGATCACCAGGGGCAAGCCGCTGGGCCGCCGCATCCGCCGCAGCGAGATCGATGCGGTGAACGGCTACAACACCTATTCGATGGTGGGCCTGCCGGTCGGGCCGATCACCAATCCCGGGCGCGAATCGATTCTGGCCGTGCTGCATCCGGCGGATACCGACGCGATCTACATGGTCGCGGACGGCAGCGGAGGGCATGCCTTCAGCGATACGCTGGCCGGCCACAACGACAATGTCGCGGCCTGGCGCAAACTGCGCCGCCAGCGCGGCGAGATCGAGTAG
- a CDS encoding GntP family permease yields the protein MISAGTGPVLLIVALSIAALIAMVLRLKVPAFIALLVVALGTGLALGGNPADVIEAVRTGTGQALGFVAVVIGLGAMLGGMLEASGGVAALAHRLLSAFGEKRATWALTAIGIIVGIPLFFDVAFIVLAPLVTTLSLRAGRRVTYFALPLLAALLVMHALLPPHPGPVAVAELIGTDYGLLAMYGLACGIPAAIVAGPIFARLAHGAPGFGDQSPPPQFDEDSPKICQIGFGMALAGMLVPLALIMLAAMADWLMDDGPLKQAVTFIGHPFTALIIACALVGTWLRLVAGAPLATISDVMTRALAPAGLMVLVVGAGAAYKEVLIQSGAGDRITEVVASADLSPLVFAFLLSAFVRVAQGSATVAMVTAAGLAAPLIAAAGLSPGQIALVTVAIGAGASVASHVNDTGFWLVKQFLGLSEAQTFRSWTLCSTIAGITMFAVAAMLWPFA from the coding sequence GTGATAAGCGCGGGCACCGGCCCGGTCCTGCTGATCGTCGCGCTCAGCATCGCGGCGCTTATCGCGATGGTGCTGCGGCTCAAGGTGCCGGCGTTCATCGCGCTACTGGTGGTCGCGCTGGGCACCGGCCTGGCGCTGGGCGGCAATCCCGCCGACGTGATCGAGGCGGTTCGTACCGGCACCGGACAGGCGCTGGGCTTCGTGGCGGTGGTGATCGGCCTAGGCGCGATGCTAGGCGGAATGCTGGAAGCCAGCGGAGGCGTCGCGGCACTGGCGCACCGGCTGCTGTCCGCCTTTGGCGAGAAGCGCGCGACGTGGGCGTTGACGGCGATCGGCATCATCGTCGGCATTCCGCTGTTCTTCGACGTGGCGTTCATCGTGCTGGCCCCGCTGGTCACCACGCTTTCGCTGCGGGCGGGACGGCGCGTGACCTATTTCGCGCTGCCGCTGCTGGCGGCGCTGCTGGTGATGCATGCGCTGCTGCCGCCCCACCCCGGCCCCGTCGCCGTGGCCGAGCTGATCGGCACCGATTACGGACTGCTGGCGATGTACGGGCTTGCCTGCGGCATTCCGGCGGCGATCGTCGCGGGTCCGATCTTCGCCCGGCTGGCGCATGGCGCGCCGGGCTTCGGCGACCAGTCGCCGCCCCCGCAATTCGACGAGGATTCGCCCAAGATCTGCCAGATCGGTTTCGGCATGGCGCTGGCGGGCATGCTGGTGCCGCTGGCGCTGATCATGCTGGCGGCCATGGCGGACTGGCTGATGGATGACGGCCCGCTGAAACAGGCGGTCACGTTCATCGGTCATCCTTTCACCGCGCTGATCATTGCCTGCGCGCTGGTCGGCACGTGGCTACGGCTGGTGGCGGGGGCGCCGCTGGCGACGATTTCCGACGTGATGACGCGGGCGCTGGCCCCGGCGGGGCTGATGGTGCTCGTCGTCGGTGCGGGCGCTGCTTACAAGGAGGTGCTGATCCAGTCCGGCGCGGGCGACCGGATAACCGAGGTCGTCGCATCGGCAGATCTGTCGCCGCTGGTGTTCGCCTTCCTGCTGTCCGCCTTCGTCCGCGTGGCGCAGGGATCGGCGACGGTGGCGATGGTGACAGCCGCAGGTCTGGCCGCGCCCCTGATCGCCGCCGCAGGCCTGTCTCCCGGCCAGATCGCGCTGGTAACCGTCGCCATCGGCGCGGGCGCGTCGGTGGCCAGCCACGTCAACGATACCGGCTTCTGGCTGGTGAAGCAGTTCCTAGGCCTTTCAGAGGCGCAGACATTCCGGAGTTGGACCCTATGCTCGACAATCGCAGGCATCACCATGTTCGCCGTGGCGGCGATGCTGTGGCCATTCGCGTGA